GGTTCCTGGACCGCCTCGACGGGCCGAACCCCGCCTACCACAGCGCGGTGGCCGCCCGGCTCAGCGGCCCGGTCGACGTGCCCGCGCTGCGCGCGGCGCTGGCCGACCTCGCCGAACGGCACGAGATCCTGCGCACCGTCTACCCGGAGGTGGGCGGCGAGCCGTGCCAGCGCGTGCTGCCCGCGGCCCCGTTGGAGCTGGAGATCCTCGACGCCGCCCGGGCCGACGTCGCCGAGGTCGCGGGCCGCGCCTTCGACCTGGCCGTGGCCGCCCCGGTCCGCGCCGCCCTGCTGACGGCCGGAGCCGACGAGCACACCCTGGTCCTGGCGCTCCACCACATCGCCACCGACGGCGAGTCCTGGGGACCGCTGCTGGGCGACCTCGCGGCGGCGTACGCGACCCGGCGGGAGGGCCGGGAGCCGGACCGCGCACCGCTGCCGGTGCAGTACGCCGACTACACGCTCTGGCAGCGGGACCTGCTGGAGGGCGTGGCGCAGGAGCAGCTCGCCCACTGGCGCGAGGCGCTGTCCGGGCTGCCCGAGGAGCTGGCACTGCCCACCGACCGCCCCCGCCCGGCGGTGGCCGGCCCGGCGGGCGACGCGGTCGCCTTCGACCTGGACGCCGCACTCACCGGCGAGCTCGAAGCGCTGGCACGGGAACACGGCTGCACCCTGTTCATGGTGCTCCAGGCGGCGCTCGCGGTGCTGCTGTCCCGCCTCGGCGCGGGCACGGACATCCCGCTGGGAACGGTGGCCGCGGGCCGCTCGGACGAGGCGCTGGACGACCTGGTCGGCTTCTTCGTCAACACCCTGGTCCTGCGCACCGACGTCTCGGGCGACCCCGCCTTCGGCGAGCTGCTGCGCCGGGTACGGGAGACCGACCTGGCCGCGTTCGCCCACCAGGACGTGCCCTTCGAACAGGTCGTCGAGGCGGTGAACCCGCGCCGCTCGCTGGCCCGTCACCCCCTCTTCCAGGTGGCGCTGACCCTGCGGCGCGCGGCGTCCACGGCCGCCGTGGAGCTGGCCGGGCTCACCGCCGACACCACCGAAGTCGACATCACCGAGGCCGAGTTCGACCTCGCGTTCCAGTTCACCGAGGAGCACGGCCCGGCGGGCGGGCTGCGCGCCGTGGCCAAGTACCGCACCGAGCTCTTCGACCGCGACACCGTCCGCACCCTCGGCGCACGGCTGCGCACGGTCCTGGAGTCGGCGGTCTCCCGGCCGCGCGCCCGGGTGTCGGAGCTGGAGCTGCTGCTGCCCGGGGAGCACACCCGGCTGGTCGGGGAGCGGCCGGCCGCCGCGCCCTCGCGCCCGGATGCCCCCGCGGGAGTCCACCTGGCGTTCACCCGCCAGGCGGCCCGCACCCCTGACGACGTCGCGCTCAAGGCCGGACCGGTCGAGCTGACGTACCGCGAGCTCGACGAGCGCGCGAACCGGCTCGCGCACCGGCTGACCCGGATCGGTGTCGGCACCGAGACCCCGGTCGGCGTGCTGATGGGGCGTTCCCCCGACGTGGTCGTGGCGATGCTGGCCGTCCTCAAGGCCGGCGGCGCCTACGTACCGCTGCACACCGGACACCCCGCCCCGCGCATCCAGCGGATCCTCGACGACGCCGGCTGCCCGGTCCTGCTGGTGGACGAGCGGTTCCACCGGCTGGGACTCGACTGCGGGCAGACCGTCCTGGTGAACGGAGCCGAAGCCGACGGTGCGGCCGGAACCGGCGACGGCGACCCCGCCGCCCCGCCGGCGCGGTGCCGACCCGACCAGCTGGCCTACCTCATGCACACCTCGGGCTCCACCGGCGAACCCAAGGGCGTCGCCGTCACCCACCGGGACGTCCTGGACCTGGTCGCGGACCGCGGCTGGCACACCGGTGGACCCCAGCGCGTGCTGTTCCACGCCCCGCACGCCTTCGACATCGCCGACTACGAGCTGTGGGTGGCCCTCCTGTCCGGCTGGCAGGTGGTCGTCGCCCCCGAGGGCGAACTCACCGTCGCCGCACTCGGTGCACTCGTCCGCGACGAGCGGATCACGGCCGTCCACCTCACCGCCGGACTGTTCCGGGTGGTCGCCGAGGAGCACCCCGGCATCCTGGCCACCGTGCGCGAGGTGCTGACCGGCGGCGACGTGGTCAGCCCCGCCGCGGTACGGGCGGTGCAGGCCGCCTGCCCGGCCACGGCCATCCGCCACCTGTACGGCCCGACCGAGGTGACCCTCTGCGCGACCTCCCACCTCGTCACCGGCCACGCCGACGGCCCGGTGCCGATCGGCCGGCCGCTGGACGACACCCGCGTCCACGTGCTCGACGACCGGCTGCGCCCGGTGCCGCCCGGCACCCCCGGCGAGCTGTACGTCGCCGGTGCCGGAGTGGCGCGCGGCTACCACCGGCGGCCGGCCGCGACCGCACAGCGATTCGTCGCCGACCCCTTCGGCGCACCCGGGACCCGGATGTACCGCACCGGCGACCTGGCCCGCCTGCGGACGGACGGCCTGCTGGAATTCCTCGGCCGGGCCGACGAGCAGGTGAAGGTCCGCGGCTTCCGGGTCGAGCCGGGCGAGGTCGAGGCCGCGCTCGCCGCCTGCCCGGGCGTACGCCAGGCCGTGGTCACCGCCCGGGCGGCCGGGGACGGCGAGAAGCGGCTGGTCGGCTACGTGGTCGGCGCAACGTCCCGATCCGACGTGCGCGCCCGCCTCGCCGGCCTGCTGCCGGACTACATGATCCCCGCGCACATCGTCGTCCTGGACGACCTGCCGCTGACCGTCAACGGCAAGGTGGACTACCGGGCCCTGCCCGAACCCGCGCCGTCCACCGCAGGCGGCCGCCCGCCGCGCAACCCCCGGGAGGAGATCCTGGCGGGTCTCTTCGCCGAGCTCCTGGGCCTCGACACCGTCGCCGCCGACGCCGGCTTCTTCGACCTGGGCGGCCACTCCCTGCTCGCGACCAGGCTGGTCAGCCGCGTCCGCACGGCCCTGGGCGTCGAACTGTCGCTGCGGGACGTCTTCCGGGCGCAGACCGTCGCCGCGCTGGCCGAACTGGCGGGCCGCGCCGGGCAGGCCCGGCCGTCACTGCGCCGGACACCGTGGGCGCAGGAGCCCCCGCTGTCCTTCGCCCAGCACCGGCTGTGGTTCGCCCAGCAGGCGCAGGAGCAGTCGGCGGATCACAACGTCCCCTTCGCCTACCGGCTGCACGGCCCGCTGGACGTGGCCGCCCTGACCGCGGCACTCGGCGATCTCATCGCCCGCCACGAGGTGCTGCGGACCCTGTTCGACGAGATCGACGGGGAACCCCGGATCCGGCTGCGCACCGCGGCACAGGCACCGGTGACGCTGCGGTGCGAGCGCCTCACCGAGGCGGACCTGCCCGGGGCCGTACGCGAGGCGGTGGGCCACCACTTCGACCTCGCGCAGGACCTGCCCCTGCACGCCCGGCTCTTCGAACTGGGCGGCGACGCATGGGTGCTGGTGCTGGTGGTGCACCACATCGCCACCGACGGCTGGTCCTGGGCGCCCCTGCTGAGCGACCTGGCGACCGCCTACGCCGCCCGGCGTGAAGGCCACGCGCCCGACTTCGAGCCGCTCCCGGTGCAGTACAGCGACTACACCCTGTGGCAACGCGAGCTGCTCGGGGCGGAGCACGACCCGAACAGCCTGATCCGCCGCCAACTGGACTTCTGGAAGAAGGAACTGGCCGCTGCTCCGGCCGAGTTGGCCCTGCCCCACGACCGGCCCCGGCCGGCCGTGGCGAGCTTCGCGGGCGGCTCCGTCCCGGTGGAGCTCGACGCGGACCTCCACGCCCGCCTGCTGGAACTCGCCCGGCAACACGGCTGCACCCTGTTCATGGCGCTCCAGGCCGGCCTCGCGGTTCTGCTGTCGCGCCTGGGCGCGGGCACCGACATCCCCATCGGCACCGTGGTCGCGGGCCGCTCGGACGAGGCACTGGACGACCTGGTCGGCTTCTTCGTCAACACCCTCGTGCTGCGCACCGACGTCTCCGGCGATCCCACCTTCACCGACCTCCTGCACCGGGTGCGGGAGACCGACCTCGCCGCCTACGAGCACCAGGACGTGCCCTTCGAACGGGTCGTGGTCGACCTCAACCCCGAACGCTCCCTGGCCCGCCACCCCCTCTTCCAGGTGCTGCTCCAGGTGCAGAACGAGCCCCCGGCCCTGCCCCGACTGGCAGGCCTCGACGCACAGGCGCACGCCGTCGAGTGGCAGGTGTCGAAGTTCGACCTGGGCCTCGACCTCGGCGAACAGCGCGCGGCGGACGGCAGCCCGCTCGGCCTCACCGGCGAACTCACCTACGCCACCGAACTGTTCGACCACCGGACCGCCGAGCGGATCGCGCAGGAGCTGGCCGCCGTGCTGCGGCACCTCGCGGCCGACCCCGGGCAGCCGGTGGGCACGCTCGCGCGACTGCCGCACCCCGCCCAGGACCGGCCGTCCGAGAACGCGGCCGCACCGGACACCGGCGACGGGACCGAACAGCGGGTCCGCGAGCTGTACGCGCAGGTGCTCGGCAAGGAGTCGGTCGGCCCCGACGACAACTTCTTCGCCCTCGGCGGCCACTCGCTGCTGGTGACCCGCCTCATCAGCCGGATACGGGCGGAGCTGGGCCGCGAGCTGAAGATCCGCGACCTGTTCCAGAACCCCACGCCGGCCACCACCGCCGCCCGACTGGCCGCCGCACCCCTGGCGCGCCCCGCACTGCGCCCCACCAAGTCCTGAACCCGCCCGTCGCGCACCCGCACGTCGTACACCCGCACGACCCAGGAGGTCCTGTGTTTCCCGTTTCGTTCGCCCAGCGGCGGCTGTGGTTCCTCAACCAGATGGGCGAGACCGGCTCGGCCTACAACTGCCCGCTGGCCACCCGACTGCATGGCCCGCTCGACGTGGCCGCCCTCGACGCGGCGCTCGGCGACCTCGCCGCCCGTCACCACGTGCTGCGAACCGTGTTCCCCGAGGCCGACGGAGAGCCCGTTCAGCAGGTGTCGGACCGCCTCCCGCACCTTCGGGTCACCCCGGCGACGGAGGCCGGCCTCGCGCCCGCCCTCGCCGAGGAGGCCGGGCACGTCTTCGACCTCACCGCCGAACTCCCGCTTCGAGCAAGGCTGTTCGACCTGGGCGGCGACGAATGGGTGCTGCTGCTGGTGGTGCACCACATCGCGACGGACGGCTGGTCGTGGGCGCCCCTGCTCGGTGACCTGACGGCCGCCTACGCGGCCCGGCACGAGGGCCGGGCGCCCGACTTCGAGCCGCTGCCGGTGCAGTACACCGACTACACGCTGTGGCAGCGGCAGGTCCTGGGGGAGGAGGACGACCCGGACAGCCTGATCACCGGCCAACTCGACTTCTGGAAGAAGGAGCTGGCAGGAGCCCCCGCAGAACTCGCACTGCCCCACGACCGGCCCAGGCCGGCCACGTCGAGCTTCACCGGAGGATCGGTCCCCGTCACCCTGCCCGCCGACCTGCACGCGCGGCTGCTGGGCCTGGCCCGGGACCACGGCTGCACCCTGTTCATGGTGCTCCAGGCGGGCCTGGCGGTCCTCCTGTCCCGCCTCGGTGCAGGCACCGACATCCCCGTCGGCACGGTCGTCGCGGGCCGCTCGGACGAGGCACTGGACGACCTGGTCGGCTTCTTCGTCAACACCCTGGTGCTGCGCACCGACGTCTCCGGCGACCCCGCCTTCACCGAACTCCTCCACCGCGTACGCGAGGCCGACCTCGCCGCCTTCGAGAACCAGGACGTCCCCTTCGAGCGGGTCGTCGGTGCCGTCAACCCCGAACGCTCCCTCGCCCGCCACCCCCTCTTCCAGGTGATGATGACGCTGGAGAGCGGACACGACCCGGCGTTCACCCTGCCCGGCACGCGCTGCGCCGAGCAGCCGGTCGGCTGGGACATCGCCAAGTTCGACCTGACGGTGGACTTCCACGAGCAGACGGACAGCGACGGCACCCCGGCCGGGGTCACCGGAGCACTGGAGTACGCGACGGACCTCTTCGACCGCGAGACGGCCACGGACCTGGCGGCCGGCCTCGCCCGCGTACTGGAGCGCCTGGCCGCCGACCCCGGCGTGCCGC
The genomic region above belongs to Streptomyces sp. 1331.2 and contains:
- a CDS encoding non-ribosomal peptide synthetase; its protein translation is MNTSQPAIEDVLPLSPLQEGMLFHSGYDPESRHLYIAQFTVDLDGALDPDRLKEAADALVRRHANLRVAFTHRRNGDPVQVVRRDMPLAWQEHDLGGLDAPAAEARAAELTEQDWALGVDSRRPPLLRFTLVRLGATRHRLLVTAHHLLLDGWSFGLLFRELFTLYGNGELPPVRPYRTYLTHLAQRDRPAAEQAWRTVLAGLDQPTRLAPGGQVSPGATPEDVVLHLDEQQTAALTARARECGLLLTSVIQGAWAVLLARSTGHDDVVFGCTVSGRPAELAGSDRMIGMLINTVPVRARIDGSAPLRETCRALQHQRADLADHDHLGLTELQRLAGSPAALFDTNLVFENFPMSDYALDLPGVDLDARIRFRDTTHFPLTLVVEPGASLGLRLSHHAELLDRERTAELGARLVRLLERWAADPDAPVSALDTLTAQERGRVLVDWNDTAADFPAQALPELIEAQVARTPEATAVVFEGQHLSYRALDERAGRLASVLTARGIGPESLVAVALPRSLDLIVALCAVLKAGAAYLPVDLGQPEARNLGIMADAAPALLLSSGWQAPGTPTLRVDAPLPEAEPAPRPVLDPRHPAYAIFTSGSTGRPKGALVSHEAIVNRLEWMQRTYRLGPDDRVLQKTPCGFDVSVWEFFWPLLTGATLVVARPDGHQDPSYLAELIERESVTTAHFVPSMLDAFLSGPDASRARSLRRVISSGEALSPHTQETFFRTLPDTELHNLYGPTEAAVDVTLWACRPGPGPVPIGRPAANTRAYVLDGRLEPAAPGTAGELYLAGVQLARGYLGRPGLTAERFVACPFAPGERMYRTGDLVRWRPDGVLEYLGRTDDQVKIRGFRIELGEVQNAAAGCEGVAHAAVVVREDRPGDPRLVAYVVPATGADPTPAALRLALAAVLPEHMVPAVVVLDALPVTPNGKLDRRALPAPGHRTGGRTGRTAHEEVLAGLFAAVLGLPEIGVDDDFFDLGGHSLLAMRLVTQVRGALGVELGVREVFNTPTVAGLAARLDGAGGARPALRPAQRPARLPLSAAQRRLWFLDRLDGPNPAYHSAVAARLSGPVDVPALRAALADLAERHEILRTVYPEVGGEPCQRVLPAAPLELEILDAARADVAEVAGRAFDLAVAAPVRAALLTAGADEHTLVLALHHIATDGESWGPLLGDLAAAYATRREGREPDRAPLPVQYADYTLWQRDLLEGVAQEQLAHWREALSGLPEELALPTDRPRPAVAGPAGDAVAFDLDAALTGELEALAREHGCTLFMVLQAALAVLLSRLGAGTDIPLGTVAAGRSDEALDDLVGFFVNTLVLRTDVSGDPAFGELLRRVRETDLAAFAHQDVPFEQVVEAVNPRRSLARHPLFQVALTLRRAASTAAVELAGLTADTTEVDITEAEFDLAFQFTEEHGPAGGLRAVAKYRTELFDRDTVRTLGARLRTVLESAVSRPRARVSELELLLPGEHTRLVGERPAAAPSRPDAPAGVHLAFTRQAARTPDDVALKAGPVELTYRELDERANRLAHRLTRIGVGTETPVGVLMGRSPDVVVAMLAVLKAGGAYVPLHTGHPAPRIQRILDDAGCPVLLVDERFHRLGLDCGQTVLVNGAEADGAAGTGDGDPAAPPARCRPDQLAYLMHTSGSTGEPKGVAVTHRDVLDLVADRGWHTGGPQRVLFHAPHAFDIADYELWVALLSGWQVVVAPEGELTVAALGALVRDERITAVHLTAGLFRVVAEEHPGILATVREVLTGGDVVSPAAVRAVQAACPATAIRHLYGPTEVTLCATSHLVTGHADGPVPIGRPLDDTRVHVLDDRLRPVPPGTPGELYVAGAGVARGYHRRPAATAQRFVADPFGAPGTRMYRTGDLARLRTDGLLEFLGRADEQVKVRGFRVEPGEVEAALAACPGVRQAVVTARAAGDGEKRLVGYVVGATSRSDVRARLAGLLPDYMIPAHIVVLDDLPLTVNGKVDYRALPEPAPSTAGGRPPRNPREEILAGLFAELLGLDTVAADAGFFDLGGHSLLATRLVSRVRTALGVELSLRDVFRAQTVAALAELAGRAGQARPSLRRTPWAQEPPLSFAQHRLWFAQQAQEQSADHNVPFAYRLHGPLDVAALTAALGDLIARHEVLRTLFDEIDGEPRIRLRTAAQAPVTLRCERLTEADLPGAVREAVGHHFDLAQDLPLHARLFELGGDAWVLVLVVHHIATDGWSWAPLLSDLATAYAARREGHAPDFEPLPVQYSDYTLWQRELLGAEHDPNSLIRRQLDFWKKELAAAPAELALPHDRPRPAVASFAGGSVPVELDADLHARLLELARQHGCTLFMALQAGLAVLLSRLGAGTDIPIGTVVAGRSDEALDDLVGFFVNTLVLRTDVSGDPTFTDLLHRVRETDLAAYEHQDVPFERVVVDLNPERSLARHPLFQVLLQVQNEPPALPRLAGLDAQAHAVEWQVSKFDLGLDLGEQRAADGSPLGLTGELTYATELFDHRTAERIAQELAAVLRHLAADPGQPVGTLARLPHPAQDRPSENAAAPDTGDGTEQRVRELYAQVLGKESVGPDDNFFALGGHSLLVTRLISRIRAELGRELKIRDLFQNPTPATTAARLAAAPLARPALRPTKS